In Dysidea avara chromosome 3, odDysAvar1.4, whole genome shotgun sequence, a single window of DNA contains:
- the LOC136248443 gene encoding uncharacterized protein, with translation MLYGVLVAKVHVIEFQKRGLPHCHLLIHLRHEDKLRHRHDIDKLISAEIPNPITQPDLYNIVRNCMIHGPCGHLRPDSVCMDGGVCTKNYPKDFCANTMESVDGYPKYRRRDNGATVKVHNVGVDNRWVVPYNPWLLQKYGAHINVEACMSIKSVKYLYKYIYKGHDCIKLELAETLNHDEIRTFLDARYVSAPEAAWRLFEFPMHHQSHTIVRLAIHLQDQQNVYFTQGQVETALINASKRDTHLTAWFKLNETDVDARHLLYSDIPSHFTFDSTSRKWKKRCKGGDKVISRIYAVSPSEGERYYLRIVLLHTPGARSYNDLLRVGDRECESFKEVCHLLGLLKNDAQWHKTLDEASSFQMPY, from the coding sequence atgctatatggTGTGTTAGTTGCCAAAGTACATGTAATTGAGTTCCAGAAACGTGGATTACCACACTGCCATTTACTTATTCATCTGCGACATGAGGATAAATTAAGACATAGACATGACATTGATAAGTTAATATCTGCCGAGATTCCAAATCCAATTACACAACCAGATTTATATAATATTGTTAGGAACTGTATGATACATGGTCCATGTGGGCATTTGAGACCGGATTCTGTATGTATGGATGGTGGTGTATGCACAAAGAATTATCCCAAGGACTTCTGTGCAAATACAATGGAATCAGTTGATGGATACCCTAAGTACAGACGCAGAGATAATGGTGCAACTGTGAAGGTGCATAATGTTGGTGTGGACAATCGTTGGGTGGTTCCTTACAATCCCTGGCTATTACAGAAGTATGGAGCTCACATTAATGTGGAGGCTTGCATGTCAATAAAATCTGTCAAGTATTTATACAAGTATATATACAAAGGACATGACTGCATCAAGTTAGAGCTTGCAGAGACACTCAATCATGACGAAATCCGCACATTTCTAGATGCAAGATATGTAAGTGCACCTGAAGCAGCTTGGAGGCTATTTGAATTTCCAATGCACCACCAGTCTCACACCATTGTACGATTAGCTATCCACCTACAGGATCAACAGAATGTGTATTTTACTCAAGGCCAAGTTGAGACAGCCCTCATTAATGCCAGCAAACGTGACACTCATCTCACTGCGTGGTTCAAGTTGAACGAGACAGATGTTGATGCACGTCACTTGCTGTACAGTGATATACCATCACATTTCACTTTTGATAGTACATCTCGCAAGTGGAAAAAACGTTGCAAGGGAGGTGATAAAGTCATCAGCAGAATTTATGCAGTCTCTCCAAGTGAAGGAGAGAGGTATTATTTACGAATTGTGCTGCTGCACACTCCTGGAGCTAGGAGTTATAATGATTTGCTGCGGGTTGGTGATAGGGAATGTGAGTCATTTAAGGAAGTGTGCCATTTACTTGGTTTGCTAAAGAATGATGCTCAGTGGCACAAAACTCTAGATGAAGCATCATCCTTTCAAATGCCGTACTAA